The Paenibacillus sp. BIC5C1 DNA segment AGGTTCTTCCACTCGACATCATCAGGCTGGTATGTTTCTTCCTGCTGGACCCCAGCAAGTGCCTCTTGCTCTCGTTCTGCCTCCGCCTCCCGTGTAACTCTGCCGGAGGATAACAAGGAGGAAATACCTACGCCCTCTTCCTGTTTGGGTGCAGTTTCTCTCTTGCTGCCAAAAGCAACCTTGAGCTCCGGCTTGTCTTCCGTCTCAGCCACAGGTTCAGGGATAAATGCTTCTTTTTCAGCGAACTCATTCGTATCCAACGCTTCAAGAGGAGGTCTGTCTTCCTCTGAAATTTCCGGTTCAGACGCTGCGAAGACATCCTGCCAGTTCTCTGACTGCGAACCTGTCGGAACATCTGCAACTGCCTGCTCCTCTGGCTTTGGTTCAGATCGGGCAGATTCAAAATGCCATACATCCGGTGCTGCCTGTTCATCCAAAGGCCGCGCGTCCGGTTTGGAACCAGCTTGTTCCGAGTTCCTTAAATTCGTATGTAAGGTCTCGACGGAAGGCTCGGACCAAACAGACGACTCTTCAGCCAGAGGAAGCAAAGGCTCGGATTCAGGGTAAGAAGCCAATCTGTCAGCAGTCTCCGCCAAAAAAGACGAAACGGGAGAAGGCGTATCGGACAATTCAGCTGCTTGCGCTTCATCTTCCTTATCCCTCAAGGACGAGGACGCTTCGTTTTCAGGTAATATTTTACTTGGATCGGCGTTTCCATCCCCTTGCTGCCAGGATTGAAACTGTTCGGAAGAAGCTTGAAATAAATGTTCCTGCTGCAACTCCTCTTCGCTCCGTTGAAGCAAATACTCCTGAGCAAATACATTAGGACGGCTGCCTGTCTGTTCTGTTTCAGCAGAACGGTCGCCCTGCTGAGGGTCGGGCGAATGGACAACGGTAAACTCATCTGCTGACCAGACTTGCGGTTCCTCCACCGGAAAGCCCTCGATACCGCGAAGAGACAATACGCCTGTAATGTTCAAACTTCGGTCGGATAACAAATCGACATCAAAATTTTCAATCTCAATGGAAATATCTTCAAGTGATCTTACCCGGTTCAGGGGTACTGTGATCTCCACCGGGATAAAATGTTTGAGTTCCTCCGAGATCTCGTTCTCTCCCCGATACGCACCTGTCAGTAAAAGATGGCCTCGCAATGTTGCATGATCATCCTGACCTATCACCTGAATTCGGGGGTATAACTCAATTTCCTCCAGTTCCTCAATTGCAGGGACTCCCTCTGACAAATGAACGCGCTCATAAATATCGAACCGCAAACCATAAGGTTGATTCAACAAAGGTGGCGTCCTCCTTTCGGCATATGTTCACCATGATCCTTCTCATGGGACTGATCCATGGTCCAAATCCTTCGTTACCCCATCTATATGCCTTGAATGAGATGAGCATGCCACCTTTTGTGCAAACCTTCCCAGTTTATTGGTCCTTGCCTTCCCGCCCTGCCAGTTGTTCGAAATCCTGCGGCCAAGGATCAGCCACTTTAATTCGCGCTCCTGTCAGCGGATGACTAAAACTCAGAGTCTCACCATGAAGCGCCTGCCGACCAATAGAATCCCTTCTGCCTCCATATAACTCATCTCCGATGAGGGGATGCCCCACATAACTTAAATGCACCCGAATCTGGTGTGTGCGCCCTGTATCCAGTGTCAGCCGGACAAGGGTCGCCCTATCCCAAACCTCCACGATCTTCACGTGAGTTACAGCGTCCTGCCCACCTTCAGAGACACGTCTGCGCTGCTTATGATGCCTGTCCTTACCAATCGGAGCATCAATCGTATTCAGCTCCGTGGATATCTGACCGCCTGCAATGGCGACGTAATGGCGTCCAATGTCTTTACGACGCATGGCTTCATCCAGTTTGGCGAGAGCAAAAGCATTTTTGGCATATAAAACAGGCCCAGTTGTATCCTCGTCCAGACGGTGAACATGACGTACATTCGCCTGAATCCCATTCATTTCGTAATAGGAGGCAACCGCGTGATCCAGCGTAATCGCTTGATCCGCCCGGCTTCCATCAGGATGAAGCTTCATTCCGGCCGGTTTGTGCACGACCAGACAGAAGTCATCCTCATACAGAACATCGATATCCGCCCAGCGCGGTTCTACATCAATCGGGTGAGACGCAAAAAGGGCCAGCCGAAGCCGGTCCCCTGCCAGTTGTATGCCCTGGTTCGTCTTTAGCTGACGCAACATCTTCTCTGGTAACTGAAGCTCAGACAAGAGCCATTGTTCTGCAGCCGTTTGTCTGTCTGAACTGCTTGTCACTGCTTTGCCTGGCATCAGCTCAAGCCATTCCCCACGGCGTTTCCAACTTTTAATGGTCATAATGATTGAAGAGCCTTACGGTTCGCCTCAATTGTATCGTCAATATCCTGCTCCGTATGCACGCCAGAGACAAACATACCTTCGTATTGGGAAGGCGCAACACTCACACCCTGATCAATCATGGCCGCAAAGTAACGACGGAATTGATCCAGATTGCTTTCTTTGGCGATATCATAATTCGTAACCGGAACAGCACTGAAAAATGGACATACCATCGAACCAACACGGTTAATCGTTATGGCCACACCTGTCTCTGCTGCATTCTTCTCAAACCCAGCCTGCAAACGTGCGGACAGCGTCTCCAGACGATCATAGACCTCCGGTGTCAACAATTTGAGTGTCGTATAACCTGCTGCCATAGCGAGCGGATTACCGCTCAGTGTACCTGCCTGATAGATCGGTCCGGTCGGAGCAATCTGTTCCATCAGATCACGTCTGCCGCCATAAGCACCCACCGGAAGCCCGCCACCGATGACTTTACCCAGACAAGTCAGGTCAGGTGTAACGCCATATCGTCCCTGTGCACAGTTCAAGCCTACACGGAAACCGGTCATAACTTCGTCAAAAATGAGCAGACTGCCATATTGAGACGTCAGACTGCGCAGGCCTTCAAGGAAACCTGAAACGGGTGGTACAACTCCCATATTACCTGCAACAGGTTCCACTATGACGGCGGCCAATTCTTCACCATAACGTTCAAAAGCAAGTTTCACGGACTCCAGATCATTGTATGGAACCGTAATCGTATTTATAGCCACACCTTCAGGAACACCAGGGCTGTCAGGCAGACCCAGTGTTGCTACACCAGATCCTGCTTTGATCAGCAAGCTATCAGCATGCCCATGGTATGATCCTTCAAACTTCAAAATTTTACTGCGTCCGGTTACACCACGTGCTAGTCGAATCGCACTCATGGTTGCTTCCGTACCGGAATTCACCATTCGTACGATATCGATCGAAGGCACACGCTCACAGACGAGTTTAGCCATCTCGGTCTCCAGCAGTGTTGGCGCACCAAAACTTGTTCCTTTAAGAGCTGTCTCACGCAAAGCTTCTACAACGTCAGGATGCGCATGTCCCATAATGAGCGGACCCCAGGATCCCACATAATCAATAAAAACATTGCCATCAATATCATAGATTTTCGATCCTTCGCCACGCTCTGCATAGATCGGGGTAAGCCCTACCGATTTGAAAGCTCGAACGGGGCTGTTCACACCCCCAGGTATGTACTGTTTGGCTTCTTCAAATGCGCTGCGTGAGCGCTCATCATTGCGACGAGTTCCTTGTTGTGCAGTCATGAACATCCTCCTTAGTGATGAGGCCCCTCCACACCTTAGGAAGAGGCCTTTTATATAATTTTGATAAATGTTAATCCGTTTTGTTCATCCTGGCTGTTATGGGAGCAAGCTATTATTTTTCGGCCAACCAGCGTGAAGCGTCTTTTCCGTAGTACGTAATAATCATATCTGCACCCGCACGTTTCATACTCAGCAAAATTTCCATAGCCACTTTCTTCTCATCAATCCAGCCTTGAATCGCCGCTGCCTTCACCATGGCATACTCTCCACTTACATTGTAAGCAACCAGTGGAAGATCAAATTGGTCCTTGATCGTACGCATGACATCCAGATAGGACAGTGAAGGTTTCACCATCAACATGTCTGCTCCTTCGAGCACATCAGTTTCGGCTTCACGCAATGCTTCACGAGCATTCGCCGGGTCCATTTGATACGACTTGCGATCTCCGAATTGTGGCGTGGAATCCGCAGCTTCGCGGAATGGACCGTAGAATGCCGAAGCATATTTTACGGAGTAGGACATGATCGGAATGTGACTAAAACCATTCTCATCCAGTCCCGCACGGATCGCTTGGACAAATCCATCCATCATGTTGGATGGTGCGATAATGTCTGCTCCAGCTTTCGCCTGGGATACCGCTGTTTTCACGAGCAGCTCCAGTGATTCGTCATTGAGAACATCTCCGCAAATGTGACCATCCACTTCCACGGTGTGCACCATACCACAATGACCGTGATCAGTAAATTCGCACAGACAGGTATCAGCAACAACCAGCAGCTCAGGGTACCAGGACTTAATCAGCTTCGTTGCTTCCTGTACAATGCCATCTTCAGCGAATCCAGACGAACCAACACTGTCTTTGGTTTCCGGAATACCGAATAAGAGCACAGCCGGAATACCCAGATCGGCAATCTCCTTCACTTCTTCCTGCAGACGATCCAGCGAGAAGCGGAATACGCCCGGCATGGATTTGATTTCGGATTTTACATTTTCACCATAAGTAACATAGATAGGTTGGATAAAATCATCCACAGTCAAATGGGTCTCTCTCACCATATTGCGAATACCTGTGGATTGACGTAAACGGCGATGCCGTACAATTGGAAAACTCATACGTGTGAAACCTCCCTGAATCGTGATGTGGAGCAAAAAGCGAAGCGCGCCGGTATCGTAACGAATTCAGCACGCTTCATCTATCGATTGCGGTTCAATTTATATGTTTAACGGGGAAATACAGCTTCTGTAACAGGCTTTCGTTTCCACTCAGACAACACAGAAATCAGACTCTCAATGGTTGCTTCTTCGGCCATCATGGTGACCTTCAAGCCTGCTGCTTCTGCCGTCTTCGCTGTAACAGGCCCGATACATGCAACCTCTACATTTTCCAATAAAGGTAAGGGATCCTGCAATCCCATTCGTTTCAGAATGCTCATGAAATTGGTGACGGTGGATGAACTTGTGAAGGTCATCGCATGAATCCCGCCCTCTTCAAGCAGCTTCAGCAGTTCATCGTCATCCTCGCCAGCCAGAATGGTGTCATAGATAATGGCCTCGGTAACCAGAAGTCCCCGCTCCCTCAACTGTTCAGGCAACCAGGAGCGCGCAAGATCTCCATGAGGTAAAAGAACCCTCTGCCCTTGCTTCAGTTCACTTTCAAAAGCTTCCAGCATACCTTCGGCCTGAAATGGCCCCTGAATGACCTCCGCTACAATGCCATACTTACGCAAAGCTTCCCCAGTGGAAGGTCCTACCGCTGCAACTCTCGCTTGATGAATGGCGCGAATATCCTTACCTTGCTGCTGCAAATGACGGAAAAAGAATTCCACTCCGTTTACGCTCGTGAAAAATACCCAGTCAAACGTATTTAACGCACCAAAAGCCTGTTTGACACTTTCCTGTGCCGACTCCCCTGATGGCATCACGGTCTCAATTACCGGAAATTCGTAAGGTTCACCGCCAAGTTCCTCGATTCGGTTGACCAATTCACTAGCCTGACTGCGTGCTCGCGTCACCAAAATGCGTTTGCCAAACAGCGGCAGTGCTTCCGCCCATTTCAACTGTTCGCGCTGGTTTACCACCTCACCAACAACAATGACAGCGGGTGGTTGAAAATTCGCAGCGATGACTTTTGCTTCGATATCTTCAAGCGTACCTGTGATCGTATCCTGCTCTGCCCTTGTGCCCCAGCGAATCAATGCCACTGGTGTTTGCGCAGGGCGTCCGTGACGAATCAACTGTTCGCTGATATATCCGATTTTGGAGACGCCCATCATAAATACCAGTGTGCCTGTAGCATTCGTCACTTTATCCCAATGAATACTGCGGTCAAGCTTGTCCGGACTCTCATGCCCCGTAATGATAGAAATAGAGGAAGCATAGTCGCGGTGGGTCACAGGTATTCCAGCGTAAGCAGGTACACTTATTGCTGAGGTTACACCAGGTACGATTTCAAAAGGAACGCCGTTTTTGCGCAGCAGATCAGCCTCTTCCCCTACGCGTCCGAATATCGTCGGGTCTCCCCCTTTAAGTCTGACCACAATCTTGCCTTCCAGTGCGAGATCAACCAACAGCTGGTTGATTTCTTCCTGCTTCATCGTATGTCGATCCGGCCGTTTACCCACATAAATCTTAACCGCGCCGGGCTTCATTTGTTTGAGTAATCTTGGACTTGCCAACCGATCGTAAACAACAGCATCCGCCCGACCGATCGTTTCCCAGCCTTTTACCGTAATCAGCTTGGCGTCACCTGGACCTGCACCAACCAAAAAGACCTTCCCCACCATGACTTCATCCCCTAACTTCTGCCAGTATCTGCTCTGCTCCCCGTTCAATCAATCTCCAAGCCACTTCTTCTCCAAGACGAACCGGATCTTTGCCCGTCATCGCTTCTTTAAGAATCAGTCCGCCGTCCGGCGTACCGACCATACCTGTTAATTGTAACGTGTTTTGTCCATTCGGGGAATCTTCATCTTGCTGTGGAACCCATACGGCATGAGCTCCAATCGGAACCTGACAGCCCCCATTCAATACACTAAGGAAGCGACGTTCAGCCAACACAGGAAATGCGGTTTCCGGATCGTTATACAACTGCAACAGATGGAGCAATTCGGCATCATCTTCACGGCATTCAATGCCGAGCGCACCCTGACCTATTGCGGGAAGACAAGCCTCCTCTGACAGATACTCCGTAATTCGATCTTGCCAGCCCATTCGATACAACCCAGCGGCAGCCAAAATAATAGCGTCCAAACCTTCTGTCTCCAGCTTGCGCAGGCGGGAATCAATATTGCCACGAAGCGATTCAAGTTGCAAATCCGGACGGTATGCTTTCAGTTGACTGGATCGACGCAGACTGCTCGTCCCCACTCTTGCCCCTTCCGGCAATTGATCCAAAGTGAGTCCACCATTTGAAATCAGTGCATCACGAGGATCCGCACGGCGCGGAACTGCACCGTTCGTCAACCCTTGTGGCAGCTCGGAAGGCATATCCTTCATGCTATGAACAGCCATATCAATCGTGCGATCCATCATCGCCTGTTCAATCTCTTTGACAAATAGTCCTTTGCCTCCAACTTTTGACAAGGTTACGTCGAGAATCAAATCTCCTTTTGTAACGATTTTATGTACTTCAAAATCAAAAGCTAACCCTTCCCGTTCACAAATATCACGTAAATCTTGAATTACATGGCCTGTCTGGGTCAAAGCAAGTGCGCTTTGTCTGCTTCCCACTTTAATTGTCCGCATGTCTACACGTCCTCCTGATTATGGGATATCCAGTCCCCAATTTGTTCTTCGGTCCACCACTCAAACTGACCTGTACGGATCTTTTCCAGCACATTCATTTCGGTTAAACGACGAAGTAATTTAGCTCTGACACCTGAAGAAGATACACGTGCCTTTACTTCCATCCTCATCTGATACAAAAATTCAATATATGTCTCGTACTCATCTCCGAATTGCTGCTCCAAGGTGTCACGAATCTCTGCTGCGGCCACAGGTCCTGCTCCAGCTGTCGATATCGCAATGCTCAGTCTTCCACGCCGGACCACACTTGGTGTAATAAAGGTGCTTCGCTCAGAAGATATGGCGTCATTAACCAGTATACCCGCTTCTTCAGCTTCTTGGACAACAGCTGTGTTCACTTCACTATGGTCGGTTGCTGCATATACGAGAAAGGCCCCCCGCAAATCTCCATTGCGGTAGGACCGGGCCAGCCATTGAATTCGGGAATCATGATGCAATTGTTGTAACGTTGGCGTAACTTCCGGACTAATCACCTTGATTTGCGCTTCTGCATGAAGCAAACCTTTTATTTTACGTTCAGCGACACGTCCGCCTCCAACCACGAAGCAGGATTTCCCTGATATATCCATAAATATTGGCGTGTACCGCTCCATCCCTTCACTCTCCCGTCCAACGATGAAACGCTGAGTACGCATTGGATAAAAAACTGATAATGACAAAGCCGTATCCGATCAGCGTCCATCTCGCCATAATGACTGTGGAAAACTGTTTTCTTCTCTTAAAGACGAAGTATCCCACATAGATTGCTATGGCTAGTCCTGTTGCAATAACCTTGAGATCCAAGAGCAGGCTCCAACGCGTTTCGGCCACAATGGACAATACCGCGAGCATGATAGAAACACCGAGAAGAGGTGTGCCTATCAATGTAGCACCATCCATATATTTGCCGATCACTTCGAGACTCGGCAGACGACGTACGGTATCATTCCATTTCTTATTCTTCAGCTTACGGTGCAAAAACAGATATAACAAGGCAAATACAGCACCCACCGTCAGAGCCGCAAAACCAAGATTGGCCAACGTAATATGCATAATAAGCAATCCATGCACAGTCTGCCAGTTATGCAGAGATATCTCACCTGCTGTAAACCACAATCGATTCAACACCGTAACGGAGAAACCAACCACGTTCAGCAATAAAATGACAAATTCGGAACGCTGAATTCGAGTCATTACTAGAGACATCAACACAATACTAAATGAAAAGATAAACAAAAAATCAAACGTGGTATAAATCGGAAAATGACCTTCGGTTAGCATGCGTAAAATGACATGGAACACCTGAAGCGCCCACACAACAACAAGAAACCCTGTGCCTGTCCGCTTCGCCCCCGCATTGCGTCGAATGCAGTCCGAGAAATAGAACAGTAGGCTCAGGGCATACATATAAATTAAAGCTTCATAAATTTGTTCAGCTAGGGTCAAGCTGCCCACCCGCCTTATACGCCTGCCGGAGCATAAGCCGGCACGGGGTCTTGCCGGGAATCGTTAAGATGAACGGGATCCGGTTTGCGCAGAGCCGTGGCATCACTCTGACTTACTTTCTCAGCGGCCACCTCTACTGCATCCTCCAGAGCAAAGATCTGAGTAAACATGCGCAGTGCTTCATCGCCATGCTTGGTACCAGCCATTTCCTTAATCCGGTTAATCGGATCGGTCGTCATTTGATTCACGATACTTTTCGTCAGACGGCGGATAACTTTACGCTGATGTTCATCCAGTTCAGGCAATTTATTAAACAGACTATCCATTGTTTCTTCATGAATGGAAGCACCTTTTTCCTGCAATGCCCGAATGACAGGACGAACGCCCAAGGTTTTGAGCCATTGATAATAATCTTCCATCTCAAGTTCAATCATTTTCTCGATCTTAGCAGCTTCTACCTTGCGCATCTCCAGATTGCTTTCCACGATCCCTTCCAAATCATCAATATCATAAAGGAATACATTGGATAACTCGCCGATCGCCGGATCGATATCCCGCGGAACAGCAATATCAATCAGGAACAGTGGACGCGATTGACGACGCTTCATGCTCTCTCGAACGACAGTGGCATCCAGTACATATCTTTCTGCCCCCGTCGAACTAATGACAATATCAACCTCATTCAGTCGCTCTAATGCCTGTTCCATCGTACAAGGGGTCCCCCGAAACTTCGCTGCCAATTCCTCAGCTCGCGCAAGTGTCCGATTCGCCACAATGACTTCGGAGGCTCCGTTGCTATATAAGTGTTTTACTGTAAGTTCACTCATTTTGCCGGCACCCAGAATCAGCACCTTCTTATCCGTAAACATACCAAAGATACGCTTGCCTAATTCTACAGCAGCATAACTTACAGATACCGCACTCTCTCCGATCGAAGTCTCTGAATGTGCCCTTTTGCCCAATGTAACAGCTTGTTTGAACAGCATGTTAAACCAGGTTCCAGTAGCTTTCTCTTCCTGTGCTTTGAAAAAAGCCTGTTTCACCTGTCCAAGAATCTGAGTCTCGCCAATAACCATTGAGTCCAGCCCACAAATGACACGGAACAAATGGCGCATAGCTTGATCATCTTCATATATATATAAGTGTTGCGTAAATTCTTCCCGCGGAACATTAAACCATTGTTCCATGAACGTCCGAATAAAATAACCACACATGTGAAGACGGTCTACCACAACATACAACTCGGTACGGTTACATGTGGCTACGATTACACCTTCCAATACACTCTTGGTCAGCTTGAGCTGCTGCAGCGCTTCAGACAAGTCCTTTTCTGCAAATGTGAATCGTTCCCTAACCTCTACAGGCGCCGTGCGATAATTCAAACCAACGACAACGATGTGCATTGCAAGTTCACCTGCCTAATAAATTTCCAATCAAAGTGTTTTCTACATATGTTCATCCATTTATGATTGACATGGTTAATTATATCACACATCCATAGTATGACTGGGCCATTTTTATGAAATGTTTATGAAATCCCCATGTAAATCATCTTATGCATTGTCATTTATTGTAGTGTCTCACCAATCTTCACCGTTATGCGTTAAATACTTGTTTTAAAGATAAAGATTCATGAAAATCCCATATAAAACAAATAGCCATGGATGGCTCCATGACTATTCAGGTTTGGGGTGATCTTCGCTCCATCCCGATATGTAAACATTATTCATACTGTCGAACATGCATTTAGTTTCATTTCTGGTATCTCCACTTGCAATTCGAGATTAAAAATAACATCTATTCAAAGGGATTGCAACCCCTTTTAGGAAGATAAAAATAAAAGATTACGGACCGAGCAAGCTACCAAAATCAAAAAAAAATCCCCTTTCGCAGCTGCCTGGAATGTGCCAGATCAGAGCATTGGGGGATGGTTCGTTGGGGACTTGTATTATTCACACTTTTAGGTCAATAGGCTTCAAGCTCAAACAGCCGTTTCTGGTGGCGAGCAAGCTTTTCATCAATCTGCTGGAGCTGTTCAGAAGTAGA contains these protein-coding regions:
- a CDS encoding LysM peptidoglycan-binding domain-containing protein, yielding MLNQPYGLRFDIYERVHLSEGVPAIEELEEIELYPRIQVIGQDDHATLRGHLLLTGAYRGENEISEELKHFIPVEITVPLNRVRSLEDISIEIENFDVDLLSDRSLNITGVLSLRGIEGFPVEEPQVWSADEFTVVHSPDPQQGDRSAETEQTGSRPNVFAQEYLLQRSEEELQQEHLFQASSEQFQSWQQGDGNADPSKILPENEASSSLRDKEDEAQAAELSDTPSPVSSFLAETADRLASYPESEPLLPLAEESSVWSEPSVETLHTNLRNSEQAGSKPDARPLDEQAAPDVWHFESARSEPKPEEQAVADVPTGSQSENWQDVFAASEPEISEEDRPPLEALDTNEFAEKEAFIPEPVAETEDKPELKVAFGSKRETAPKQEEGVGISSLLSSGRVTREAEAEREQEALAGVQQEETYQPDDVEWKNLFLGTIVDQTPFRKVKLCIVQREETLDTIADRYQLSTRELQLYNRLSEQVVEEGQILYIP
- a CDS encoding RluA family pseudouridine synthase, which gives rise to MTIKSWKRRGEWLELMPGKAVTSSSDRQTAAEQWLLSELQLPEKMLRQLKTNQGIQLAGDRLRLALFASHPIDVEPRWADIDVLYEDDFCLVVHKPAGMKLHPDGSRADQAITLDHAVASYYEMNGIQANVRHVHRLDEDTTGPVLYAKNAFALAKLDEAMRRKDIGRHYVAIAGGQISTELNTIDAPIGKDRHHKQRRRVSEGGQDAVTHVKIVEVWDRATLVRLTLDTGRTHQIRVHLSYVGHPLIGDELYGGRRDSIGRQALHGETLSFSHPLTGARIKVADPWPQDFEQLAGREGKDQ
- the hemL gene encoding glutamate-1-semialdehyde 2,1-aminomutase, with the protein product MTAQQGTRRNDERSRSAFEEAKQYIPGGVNSPVRAFKSVGLTPIYAERGEGSKIYDIDGNVFIDYVGSWGPLIMGHAHPDVVEALRETALKGTSFGAPTLLETEMAKLVCERVPSIDIVRMVNSGTEATMSAIRLARGVTGRSKILKFEGSYHGHADSLLIKAGSGVATLGLPDSPGVPEGVAINTITVPYNDLESVKLAFERYGEELAAVIVEPVAGNMGVVPPVSGFLEGLRSLTSQYGSLLIFDEVMTGFRVGLNCAQGRYGVTPDLTCLGKVIGGGLPVGAYGGRRDLMEQIAPTGPIYQAGTLSGNPLAMAAGYTTLKLLTPEVYDRLETLSARLQAGFEKNAAETGVAITINRVGSMVCPFFSAVPVTNYDIAKESNLDQFRRYFAAMIDQGVSVAPSQYEGMFVSGVHTEQDIDDTIEANRKALQSL
- the hemB gene encoding porphobilinogen synthase, whose translation is MSFPIVRHRRLRQSTGIRNMVRETHLTVDDFIQPIYVTYGENVKSEIKSMPGVFRFSLDRLQEEVKEIADLGIPAVLLFGIPETKDSVGSSGFAEDGIVQEATKLIKSWYPELLVVADTCLCEFTDHGHCGMVHTVEVDGHICGDVLNDESLELLVKTAVSQAKAGADIIAPSNMMDGFVQAIRAGLDENGFSHIPIMSYSVKYASAFYGPFREAADSTPQFGDRKSYQMDPANAREALREAETDVLEGADMLMVKPSLSYLDVMRTIKDQFDLPLVAYNVSGEYAMVKAAAIQGWIDEKKVAMEILLSMKRAGADMIITYYGKDASRWLAEK
- the cobA gene encoding uroporphyrinogen-III C-methyltransferase — translated: MVGKVFLVGAGPGDAKLITVKGWETIGRADAVVYDRLASPRLLKQMKPGAVKIYVGKRPDRHTMKQEEINQLLVDLALEGKIVVRLKGGDPTIFGRVGEEADLLRKNGVPFEIVPGVTSAISVPAYAGIPVTHRDYASSISIITGHESPDKLDRSIHWDKVTNATGTLVFMMGVSKIGYISEQLIRHGRPAQTPVALIRWGTRAEQDTITGTLEDIEAKVIAANFQPPAVIVVGEVVNQREQLKWAEALPLFGKRILVTRARSQASELVNRIEELGGEPYEFPVIETVMPSGESAQESVKQAFGALNTFDWVFFTSVNGVEFFFRHLQQQGKDIRAIHQARVAAVGPSTGEALRKYGIVAEVIQGPFQAEGMLEAFESELKQGQRVLLPHGDLARSWLPEQLRERGLLVTEAIIYDTILAGEDDDELLKLLEEGGIHAMTFTSSSTVTNFMSILKRMGLQDPLPLLENVEVACIGPVTAKTAEAAGLKVTMMAEEATIESLISVLSEWKRKPVTEAVFPR
- the hemC gene encoding hydroxymethylbilane synthase, with translation MRTIKVGSRQSALALTQTGHVIQDLRDICEREGLAFDFEVHKIVTKGDLILDVTLSKVGGKGLFVKEIEQAMMDRTIDMAVHSMKDMPSELPQGLTNGAVPRRADPRDALISNGGLTLDQLPEGARVGTSSLRRSSQLKAYRPDLQLESLRGNIDSRLRKLETEGLDAIILAAAGLYRMGWQDRITEYLSEEACLPAIGQGALGIECREDDAELLHLLQLYNDPETAFPVLAERRFLSVLNGGCQVPIGAHAVWVPQQDEDSPNGQNTLQLTGMVGTPDGGLILKEAMTGKDPVRLGEEVAWRLIERGAEQILAEVRG
- a CDS encoding precorrin-2 dehydrogenase/sirohydrochlorin ferrochelatase family protein is translated as MERYTPIFMDISGKSCFVVGGGRVAERKIKGLLHAEAQIKVISPEVTPTLQQLHHDSRIQWLARSYRNGDLRGAFLVYAATDHSEVNTAVVQEAEEAGILVNDAISSERSTFITPSVVRRGRLSIAISTAGAGPVAAAEIRDTLEQQFGDEYETYIEFLYQMRMEVKARVSSSGVRAKLLRRLTEMNVLEKIRTGQFEWWTEEQIGDWISHNQEDV
- the ccsA gene encoding cytochrome c biogenesis protein CcsA encodes the protein MTLAEQIYEALIYMYALSLLFYFSDCIRRNAGAKRTGTGFLVVVWALQVFHVILRMLTEGHFPIYTTFDFLFIFSFSIVLMSLVMTRIQRSEFVILLLNVVGFSVTVLNRLWFTAGEISLHNWQTVHGLLIMHITLANLGFAALTVGAVFALLYLFLHRKLKNKKWNDTVRRLPSLEVIGKYMDGATLIGTPLLGVSIMLAVLSIVAETRWSLLLDLKVIATGLAIAIYVGYFVFKRRKQFSTVIMARWTLIGYGFVIISFLSNAYSAFHRWTGE
- the hemA gene encoding glutamyl-tRNA reductase translates to MHIVVVGLNYRTAPVEVRERFTFAEKDLSEALQQLKLTKSVLEGVIVATCNRTELYVVVDRLHMCGYFIRTFMEQWFNVPREEFTQHLYIYEDDQAMRHLFRVICGLDSMVIGETQILGQVKQAFFKAQEEKATGTWFNMLFKQAVTLGKRAHSETSIGESAVSVSYAAVELGKRIFGMFTDKKVLILGAGKMSELTVKHLYSNGASEVIVANRTLARAEELAAKFRGTPCTMEQALERLNEVDIVISSTGAERYVLDATVVRESMKRRQSRPLFLIDIAVPRDIDPAIGELSNVFLYDIDDLEGIVESNLEMRKVEAAKIEKMIELEMEDYYQWLKTLGVRPVIRALQEKGASIHEETMDSLFNKLPELDEHQRKVIRRLTKSIVNQMTTDPINRIKEMAGTKHGDEALRMFTQIFALEDAVEVAAEKVSQSDATALRKPDPVHLNDSRQDPVPAYAPAGV